Below is a genomic region from Candidatus Latescibacterota bacterium.
TTCTGGAGAAACGCGCAGGCTTGCTCGACGGAGTCGTCATCACCGGCGGAGAGCCGACCATACAGAAGGGCCTGCAGGACTTCATCCATAGAGTCAGAACGTTAGGGTACATGGTCAAACTGGATACTAACGGCAGTCAGCCTGAAGTCCTGGCCGACCTTATTGATAAGGGAATAGTCGATTATTTCGCCATGGACATCAAGGCTCCTTTTTATAAGTACGGCATACTCGCGGGAAAACAGGTAGACCTCGACTCTATCAGGCGAAGCATAGAGTTATTGGCTTGTTCAGGAGTACCGCATGAATTTCGGACGACTCACGTGCCGGACCTTCTCTCCGAATCCGACATCCTCGACTTGTCTTCTCTCGTCCCTCCCGGCTCGAGGTGGACGGTCCAGAAATACCGTGAACACCCGGAAAAAACCGGAGAACCCCACATCACATCGACACCCGAATCACAAAACCCAGAGCTTTTTCTCCATTTTTCACTGTAATTTTCCAATTGCCTGACCGATAGTGTTACTACAATGGAGATTCTGGAGAAATCGGATATATCTACAACCTGAGCGGTCTATCCGGGCTTACAGCGAAAACGACAGATCAGATGGAAAGCAGGGACCAGAGATGAAGAAGGGCGCGCTGTTCGAGAAGTGGGGCATTTTCAGAAAAGGGATGAAGTCCTGCGACATCCAGGAAAGTTTCGCAAACCACCTGGAGTATTCCCTCTCCAAGGACCAATACACGGCAACGCTGCGAGACTTGTATTTCTCTCTCGCTCTCGCGGTACGCGACAGGATGATCGAACAATGGATCAAAACACAGCAGCTCTATTACGACAACGATGTCAAGCGGGTCTACTATCTTTCCGCTGAATTCCTGATGGGCCGTGCACTCACGAATAACATGATCAATCTCGATCTTTATGCCGAAGTCAGAAAGGCAATGTTAGAGTTGGGACTCGATT
It encodes:
- a CDS encoding anaerobic ribonucleoside-triphosphate reductase activating protein, which translates into the protein MLIGGFQKFTLSDFPGRSAAIVFTRGCNFQCPWCHNHELIDPCVHDLPGESSPPDSLSIIRFLEKRAGLLDGVVITGGEPTIQKGLQDFIHRVRTLGYMVKLDTNGSQPEVLADLIDKGIVDYFAMDIKAPFYKYGILAGKQVDLDSIRRSIELLACSGVPHEFRTTHVPDLLSESDILDLSSLVPPGSRWTVQKYREHPEKTGEPHITSTPESQNPELFLHFSL